CGCTGGCTGATGCTCCTCTTTCAACACGATCGCCAGCACGCCAAGAGGGGGAAACAGGGGATGATTTGGAATTTAGGGTAGACTAATTTATTTCAATTAAGACTTTGAAGCGGACTGGGCTGGCTGGGGATAAGACATGCCAGAAAAGTGGAGAAACCTTTAGGCCCACAAAAGAGAAAGGTTATAACCGCCCGGGCCTGGTTCTGGGGGTTGATATCGATTGCTTCATACGCTCTAGGGTTTCTCACCTGTGGTGTTCGTCCCCTCTCACCACCGCAGAAACTGATTACGCCCCTACCTGGACGATGGCTGATCACTTTGCTCCGGGGagggatggaggaggaagaggagtggatAAAGGAAGCAGTTGGCGTCCGATGAATAATTATGGAAGAGACCCTCAATTTGATCGGCAGGATCAAGGATATCAAGCTCGTCCTCGGCCCCCCTTCAGAAATTATCCAGGTAACCAATTCTAGAACCATCTTGGGAGGTATGGGTATAGTAGTTGGAATCATGAAGGGGGAGGCAAGGACACACTTCATTTCCAACATCGGCCGCGCCTTCAGATTAACTTGCCTCCAATTGTCAGTAAATATCAGCAGAAGAGCACTGCAGTCACAaacagtggaggaggaggaggtagcgaAGTTTAGACTTCCAAAGCAAATTCTCCAGGTGCTACTTTGACTGGAAACCAAGGATCTGTTTGGGGTTCTGAGAGCAAGATGCTAGGGATGACAAGATCATATGCCATAAGTGTGGAGAGAAAGGGCATAATTCTAAGGGCTGTGAGGCAAAGGTTAAGTGCTCCATATGCACAAAAGATACACATGTCTCTGAGTTTTGCACTTGGCTTCATCAGAAAAAACCAGTGGCTTCCCTGGTTGGTTTTGGTGGGGAGGGACTTGGCATTTTTGTGGCTGAGCATGCAAAAGATGTAGGTGGAAACAACAACGGAGATGTTGTTGCTTTAGTCAGATTGAGGGAAGGTTGCAATCTGGAAATAGATGCAGTTATTTTGACAAAGATTCTGGCAAAAACTTACCCCTGGAGATGGGATTGGAAAAAAAGGGTCTCTGATGGGGTCTTTCTGGTAAATTTTTCATCTGCTGCAAGGATTAATGAGGCTGCCATATATGATTGGGTTCCTTTGAAAGGGGGAAACATCTTGGTCAATGTGAAAATCTGGAATGATGATGCAATGGCTGTTGGCAAGCTATCTGTGGTGTGGGTTAGAGCAAAAGGTGTCCCAAAGACAATGAAGAACTATCATGGATTATGTGAGATCGGGTCTATGATTGGATACACACAAGCTGTAGACATGGATTTAGTGAACAGAAGTGGTTTGGTCAGTTGAAGATTGTTGTGATGGATCATACAGGAATACCTAGATGGACTAAGTTGACAACTCCTAATctcatggtgtatagaattttctTTGAGGTGGAGGAAGTTTTGGATGAAGTTTGGGCCAAGAATGAGGATGAACTGTCTCAAGGATATGAAGAATGGATGGACTTTCAAcatggagaggaagagagaagagatTCCAAAAAAGCTAAGACAGGGGAAGATGGTACTAACACAATTTGTGCAAGCATCAGAACCATAATTGCTTTGAAGGATAGGGATGTTGCACTTAAAGAACAAGAAGTTGTTGATAAAGTACTATATACTAGAAATCAAGACACTGACAAGATGAAAGAGAGGGATGAAGGAACAAGATCCACTTCAGTCAATGGGGAGGGAGAGAAAAAGAATGAAAATGAGACACATAACATAACTACGGATAGAAATCCagagggagggggtgaagcatCTCAGTCAGTCGGCTTGGGGACTAAACTGGGAATTGAGTATCAGGAAGATGTGGTGATGGAAAACAAAGATGGTTATGAACCAAATCAAGGTTGTCCAAGATACAGTGGGAGAATTGCTTCAAAGAACAGAGATGGCACCCCTATTTTAGACAGAGCTATGACTTTGGCCAGGGCAAAAAATTTGGCTCTTTCTGAAGGTATGCTAGAAAATGCTTACGATACTTATCTTGAAAACATTGAGTTAACTGATGTAGATAACTTGATTGGAGTAGATTTAGGGGTTAGCTTGGACATGGTTGAACAcaatttaaatcttattcaaaaaTTAGAACATGCCAGGAGAGAGATGTATATAGCAAGTTCCAGGGAAGAGGTGGTTACACAGGAGGAGGAAAATGTTTTGGAGCCTGAAGATGTTAACAGCATACTTCAGGATTTTTTGATGATAAGTAAAAATGAAGATGATTAAAATGTAGATATGAGAATGGAAAGTGTACTTTGGGGGGGGGGTTACGGAGGGTCTTAGAGCAAACAGTGCTCCTTTTGATGCTGTTGCAGTCAAGACACCTGTGAAAACTGTGTTGAGAAGGAGGCAAAAAAGGAAAACACCCTAATATTTTCCTTAGAACTTCCTACATCGGTTTTCTATTTAATTAATTAGAACAAAAATGATGAGAGGTCTGATATGGAATTGTAGGGGGATTGGAGACAAAAACAAGAAAGATTTTATCAAAGAACAAATTACCAAAAATAATCTCGACTTTGTTGGAATTCAGGAAACAATGAAGATGGATTTTTCCTCATTGGAATTATTGAATTTAAGTGGTCAAGAAAACTTTGATTGGGATTTTTTACCCTTTAGGGGCAGATCTGGAGGGATTTTGGTTGGGATTAATAAAACCACTCTAGTAAAAGAAGAAGTGGAACATGGGAGTATTTTATCAGGGTGAAAGTGACCAATATTAGGGATGGTTTTGGTTGAAATTTGGTTGAAGTGTATGGAGATGCTGAACCTCATGGCAAGCCAAAATTCCTAGTAGAGTTGGTTCATGTTTTCAAGAAATCTAAAATCCCTTGCTAATCGCTGGTGATTTTAATTTGACCAGAAAAGAGAGTGAGAAAAATAAACATGGGGGATACAATAAGTGGAGTTTGTTGTTTAACTCTATCATCACCTTTGGTGAAATGATGGAGTTACCTTTGGTGGGTAGGAAATATACTTggtcaaataatcatgaagatccTACATATGCACTATTGGATAGAGTATTGATCTCACCTGCCTGGGAAGACAAATTCCCTTTAGTTCATATTGAAACCCTAGCTAGAGGGCTATTTGATCATACAACACTACTTATCAAAACTGGGGAATTGCCTTTGAAACCTTAtattttcaagtttgaaaattgttGGTTTCAGAGAGCAAGTCTGGATGAGGTTGTTAGGAGAGTCTAGGGGAAAGATTACCGGGTAGAACTATCCCGGATAAGGTGCATAACAAGATGAAAGAAATGAGGAAAGTGCTGAAAGGATGGAATATGAATTTGAAAGCAAAGTTGAGAAAGCAAAAAAAGTTTCTGGTTGAAGAAAATGATAGATTAGATAAACATGCAGAAAGTGGAAATTTGAGACAAATTGATAGGGATTACAAAAATAACTTATCAAGATGATTTGAAAAAAATCCTGAAAGAGGAAGAAATCAAATGGTTACAGAGATCTCATGGCACTGAGTTGCTGGAAGGAGACTCAAATGCTAGATATTACCATGTCAAAGCGAATGGGAGACTTAGGAAAAACTGAATTATTAAACTAAACCAAGAGGAAGGGGTGATTGAAGGCCAGGATAACTTGAAAGAATATATTAGAAATTTTTATAAGAATCTCTTTAGTGAACCTGAGATTATAACTATGGGGATAGACTCTAGTGTGGTGGAAACACTCACTGAGGAAGAACGAGAGTTTCTCACAAAATTTCTTACCATGGAGGAATTAAAAATGGTTGTGTTTGAAATGGAAAAAATAAGGCTGCTGGTCCAGATGGTTTCAATATTGAGTTCTACCAGCATTATTGGGACTTGGTTAAGAATGATCTATTCTGCCTACTTGAGGAATTTTATGACCATAACTTAGACCTAGACAGGTTAAATTATGGAGTAATTTCCCTCGTACCTCAAGGGGGTGATGCAGATAGGATTCAGCAATATAGACCAATCTGTTTGCTGAATGTGATTTTTAAAATCGTCACCAAAATACTGGTCAACAGACTCATAGTTGTGATTTCTGGAGTGGTTCGTGCTTCTCACACTGCTTTTATTAAAGGCCGATACATTTTAGAAGGGGTACTAATATTACATGAGACCTTGAATACTATGCATAGGAAAAAGAAATCGGGGGTACTCTTTAAGTTTGATTTTGAAAAAGCAtttgacaaagtcaaatggccttttcttcttcaaacCCTAGAGATGAAAAATATCCCTGATAAAATGATTAATTGGGTGATGAAGACAGTTACTGGGGGGAAAGTTGTTGTTAAGGTGAATGGAGAAATTGGAGCCTTTTTCAAAACTCATCAAGGGTTGAGGCAAGGGGACTCGATGTCTCCCCTATTGTTTGACATACCAGTAGACATCTTAGCAATATTATTTGACAGAGTGGCTGATAAGAAACTGGTTAGTGGACTTGCTAAAAATCATAAAGAAAATGATGTGTCTATttgcaatatgcggatgacaccatcATCCTATTCCAAGATGATTTAGATCAGGCAAAAAATGTGAAAAGAATATTGAACCTATTTGAGGTTATGTCAGGCTTGAAAATTAATTTCCACAAAAGTGAAGTGATCTGCATTGGGATGGAAAATGATAGGGAAAAAATGGTTGAGGAGATCTTAACTTGCAAAAAAGGGGCTCTCCCCTTTAAATATTTGGGAATACCTTTTGATGAGAAAAGGTTGAAGGGGAGTGACTGGAATACATCAGTCACAAAGTTGGATAAAAGAATGGGGAGTTGGTTAGGTAGGCTACTAAACATTGCAGGAAGAACAACTTTGATTAACTCTTCCCTGACTAGTTTGATCCTTTTCATGCTCTCCTTTTATGAGATTCCAAAAGGAGTAAAAAGAAAATGGATTGACCTAGGGCCAATTTCTTGTGGAGTGGGGAGGAAAACAAACATAAATATCACTTGGTGGCCTGGGAAAAAGTTTGCAGACCTAAAACCCTGGCAGGTCTAGGGATTTTAGATTTGGAAATCATGAACATTGCGTAGTCATCCAAATGGTTGTGGAAACTGTTTAATGAGAAAGGTCTATGGCAGAGGATTTTATGGAACAAATACATTGGGAAAAACACATTTGGACAGGTTCAAAAAAAGCAAGGTGACTCACATTTCTGGCAGGGTCTGATGAAATGCAAAGACTTGTTTTCGACACGTTGCAAATTTAAAGTGGGAAATGGGATGAAAACTAGATTTTGGGAAGATAACTGGATTGGAACTAGTTTTTTATCAACTACTTTCTCTGATCTTTACAATGTCTCGTTGGATCAACACATCACTATCTATGATGCCATATCATCTGACCTTGTGAACTTAAATTCCGAAGAGCACTAGTAGGAGATAGGGCAATTAAGTGGCAAGAATTATTGAAACTTTGTGAAGGGGTAAATTTAACTAAAAATGAAGATAAACTTTCCTGGATACCAGAAGGATCAGGAGAATTTAGTGTCAAGTCCTTCTACTCTGTTTTACAGATTGGAGGGAAATATCCGAACATATTTCTTTGGAAAGTCAAGATACCTCCTAGAATCAAAACTTTCATTTGGTTGGTTACTAAAAAAGCATCCTAACTAGAGATGTTTTGCTCCATGGGGGGGGGGGACTGTGAGAAATGGTGTCTGTTTTGTGGGAATAATGAATCCATTGATCATCTTTTTTTCGATGCCCTTTGGCCAGATACATGTGGAGTGTTGTAAGTCACATTATTGGGGTTAACTGTGACTTTTATGACATGGACACATATATAAACACCTGGTTGAGGAAATTTAGCagtaagaagaagaaaatgatcttTTTAGGGGTTGCAGCTTTAATTTGGAGTAGTTGGAAAACTAGGAACTTAGCATGTTTTCAACACATCTGGCCCGCTGATCCCAGTGTGGTTATGTTTAAAATGGCGCATTGGATTGATGATTGGACTATTTTGCAGGTGAGGGAGGACGAAAAGGTGGAGCTGCAACAGGGTGCAAAGCTGCTGGAATGAGTCGTCGATGAGATTTTCCAAGCACGAAGAGGGTGGGCGACCTGGATACCGAGGATGGGGAGATGAAGAATACAGACAGAAAAGATGAGACggtgagaaaggaaaaaataagacTTTTGATGTTTAAGTCCTGATTGAGTAGGAGGAAAAAATAGTGCGATGAGTGGGGGTTTGTGCAGAATGAGTTGTTCGTTGTTTTAATGGTAAACTAGCTGGTCTGCTTCCGGCTTCCTAGAGGTGGTGTTTGTGTTATGGCTGTAATAACAAAGATCTATGGTTTCGTAAATGAAATCGAGGGTTAATCCCTTTCATTAAAAAAATGCTATGTATGAATGATTTATGCTATTTTAAATCGCGTGATCATAAAGGAAGCAAAGGGGAGAAAGGTAATAGTAACAGCCACTGGTGTGCCCGCTGGGTCACTGACCCGACCCAAAAAGTCAAGGCCAATGGTCCAAGTGGGTTGGCCTTGAATGATATATGGGTCAACAGAGCCGGCACCGTGTGACCCGATGGGTCAGATGGGCCGACCCAGTCTGATACAGGGAGTATATACTCTACAGAGTAAACTATTAAATTATGTAGTATTTGATACGATCTCCTATATATTTGGTAAACAATCAGCTAGAGCAAATCTCCAGCCGTTTTGGCATACGGCATTTTTTTAGGTTAGAATTTTTTCCTTACCATGCGCACATGTACGTGATCCCTCTATATCTCAAATGAGCAGATCGGCCCAAGGTGTGACATTTTCCCTTAGACTTTTTTCCTTGATGTTAACAGAGTGGATGGAACAGACATAATTAGCGAG
This region of Triticum aestivum cultivar Chinese Spring chromosome 2D, IWGSC CS RefSeq v2.1, whole genome shotgun sequence genomic DNA includes:
- the LOC123048829 gene encoding uncharacterized protein, whose translation is MDHTGIPRWTKLTTPNLMVYRIFFEVEEVLDEVWAKNEDELSQGYEEWMDFQHGEEERRDSKKAKTGEDGTNTICASIRTIIALKDRDVALKEQEVVDKVLYTRNQDTDKMKERDEGTRSTSVNGEGEKKNENETHNITTDRNPEGGGEASQSVGLGTKLGIEYQEDVVMENKDGYEPNQGCPRYSGRIASKNRDGTPILDRAMTLARAKNLALSEGEGGRKGGAATGCKAAGMSRR